A stretch of the Marasmius oreades isolate 03SP1 chromosome 8, whole genome shotgun sequence genome encodes the following:
- a CDS encoding uncharacterized protein (MEROPS:MER0126148), giving the protein MEGGVRRTNKKYHGWDLQVDRLFFANGIRDPWREATVAAQSLNKPSTLKQVLTLSDGFHCSDLSAAVGMVDHSVGEVQRKALEAFKGWLAEWS; this is encoded by the exons ATGGAAGGCGGTGTGAGAAGGACAAATAAAAAGTACCATGGATGGGATCTCCAAGTTGATAGGTTGTTCTTTGCTAATGGCATAC GCGACCCATGGCGAGAAGCCACGGTCGCTGCACAAAGCCTCAACAAACCAAGCACCCTCAAACAGGTCCTTACTCTCAGCGACGGTTTTCACTGTTCAGATCTCTCGGCCGCTGTTGGCATGGTTGACCATAGTGTTGGTGAAGTACAGAGGAAGGCGCTAGAGGCGTTCAAGGGTTGGCTTGCCGAATGGTCATAA
- a CDS encoding uncharacterized protein (CAZy:GH71) has translation MRGLYLVLATAILSPLHAVSVSVDVIASQNPHPAVQVKSRAVSPNVTSSLQHRDVPGQKAVFMHVILIFKFSLTLINAFQFDVDVFGYTFDNWVRDLTTIKAAGIDAVALNIGKANDWQIDQVSTAYDAAASVGISTFISFDYSSFPCDTNLTISYFNSNKDKPAQFKVDGVPMISSFLGLCLGTDGWQSIKNQGAYLMPFIEVSDAQDLQVGRPWGFLQHWHCWGCAWPQGNAPKTTDDDNWYLSNLGAGRFATTVSAWLYVHYPGNNRYLRGDDHLLATRWEQLIGLRSSLRFVEYATWNDFGESHYVAPTTSGNQPAGTTWVNGFPHTAWLDMSKYYIQYFKSGSAPSVTTESVYFWLRPNPHSIQATGDSVGQPTGWDWARDSLYAVVFCRTTGGSCSATLKVGNTSQSYSNLQPGPNKLELPLDGNSFGTVTVQVFRDGGKVIDDTPSANTFQYTNSAVTYNFNAFVGSATASICG, from the exons ATGCGTGGTCTATACCTGGTTCTCGCTACAGCCATCCTTTCTCCATTGCACGCCGTGTCGGTGTCGGTAGATGTGATAGCCTCACAGAACCCTCACCCCGCCGTTCAAGTCAAGAGTCGCGCAGTCTCACCGAATGTGACGAGCTCCCTCCAACATAGGGATGTTCCTGGGCAGAAGGCGGTTTTCATGCATGTG ATATTGATCTTCAAATTCTCCCTCACTTTGATCAATGCTTTTCAATTTGATGTAGACGT CTTTGGTTATACATTCGATAATTGGGTTCGAGACTTGACAACGATAAAAGCTGCTGGAAT TGACGCTGTCGCGCTCAACATCGGTAAAGCCAACGACTGGCAAATCGACCAAGTCTCCACCGCTTACGACGCAGCCGCCTCCGTCGGAATCTCGaccttcatctccttcgaCTACTCTTCCTTCCCCTGCGACACCAATCTCACAATCTCGTACTTTAACAGTAATAAGGACAAGCCCGCTCAGTTCAAAGTTGATGGCGTACCCATGATTTCGAGTTTCTTGGGGCTATGCTTAGGGACTGACGGGTGGCAGAGTATCAAAAACCAGGGGGCATATTTGATGCCGTTTATTGAGGTGAGTGACGCGCAAGATTTGCAGGTAGGACGTCCTTGGGGATTTTTGCAACATTGGCATTG TTGGGGATGTGCATGGCCGCAAGGAAATGCCCCGAAGACT ACTGACGATGATAATTGGT ACTTGAGCAATCTCGGAGCCGGCCGTTTTGCCACAACCGTCAGTGCTTGGCTCTACGTTCACTACCCAGGAAACAACCGATACCTCCGTGGTGACGACCACTTACTTGCCACGCGATGGGAGCAGCTCATTGGCTTGAGGTCCAGTTTAAGATTTGTCGAATACGCTACCTG GAATGACTTTGGAGAATCTCACTA TGTTGCCCCTACTACGTCTGGTAACCAACCCGCTG GAACGACATGGGTGAACGGGTTCCCGCATACTGCATGGCTTGACATGAGCAAGTACTATATTCAATACTTCAAGAGTGGTAGCGCTCCTTCCGTTACG ACAGAGTCCGTTTACTTCTGGCTACGCCCGAACCCACACAGCATTCAAGCAACTGGTGACAGTGTCGGGCAACCTACGGGATGGGATTGGGCTAGG GACTCCCTCTACGCGGTCGTCTTCTGTCGTACCACCGGTGGCAGCTGTAGCGCTACGCTCAAAGTCGGAAACACGAGCCAGAGCTACAGTAATCTCCAGCCGGGACCTAACAAGCTAGAACTTCCTCTTGACGGTAACAGTTTCGGGACTGTTACGGTGCAAGTATTCAGAGATGGAGGAAAAGTTATTGATGATACGCCTTCAGCTAATACGTTCCAGTATACGAACTCTGCAGTGACTT ACAACTTCAATGCCTTCGTTGGCTCTGCGA CGGCCTCAATTTGTGGTTAA